In a single window of the Pseudomonas entomophila genome:
- a CDS encoding HlyD family type I secretion periplasmic adaptor subunit gives MSAYSSLWQRYREAWQHAWRQRKALDAPQRAAHEIEFLPAALALQERPPHPAPRVFVWSIMGFAALALLWACLGHVDVVAVASGKVVPSGRTKLVQPSETAVVKAIHVSDGQRVKAGELLLELDPTTADADVRRSESELLAAHIDVARSSAMLQAIASGQPPLGLQGDIEHADALQVQDAERWLQGQYQEYRNNLDQVDAEIQQRGAEIQAAQVQVASLRKTLPIATQLARDYQNLLEQQYVARHEYLDKEQARLDLERQLQVQQASVLQSTAAQSEARRRREGVVAQARRSLLDLQQTAGQKVASLRQELAKARYQEARTQLLAPVDGSVQQLAVHTVGGVVTPAQALMVIVPGDQPVEVEALLENKDVGFVQVGQAVTVKVETFTYTRYGTVQGEVLSVSRDAIEDERRGLVYSSRIRLASDHLQVNGQAVALTPGMAVSAEIKTDQRTVIDYFLSPLQQHAQESLRER, from the coding sequence ATGTCCGCCTATTCCAGCCTCTGGCAGCGCTACCGCGAGGCCTGGCAGCACGCCTGGCGCCAGCGCAAGGCGCTCGATGCGCCCCAGCGCGCCGCCCACGAAATCGAGTTCCTGCCCGCCGCCCTGGCCTTGCAGGAACGTCCACCGCATCCGGCGCCGCGGGTGTTCGTCTGGAGCATCATGGGCTTTGCCGCCCTGGCCCTGCTGTGGGCCTGCCTGGGGCATGTCGACGTGGTCGCGGTGGCCTCGGGCAAAGTGGTGCCGAGCGGGCGCACCAAGCTGGTCCAGCCCAGCGAGACCGCGGTGGTCAAGGCCATCCACGTCAGCGATGGCCAGCGCGTGAAGGCTGGCGAGTTGCTGCTTGAGCTCGACCCGACCACCGCAGACGCCGATGTGCGTCGCAGCGAAAGCGAACTGCTGGCCGCGCACATCGACGTGGCGCGCAGCAGCGCGATGCTCCAGGCCATCGCCAGCGGCCAGCCACCGCTGGGGCTGCAAGGCGACATCGAGCATGCCGACGCGCTGCAGGTGCAGGATGCCGAACGCTGGCTCCAGGGGCAGTACCAGGAATATCGCAACAACCTCGACCAGGTCGATGCCGAGATCCAGCAGCGCGGCGCCGAAATCCAGGCCGCCCAGGTGCAGGTGGCGAGCCTGCGCAAGACCCTGCCGATCGCCACGCAACTGGCCCGGGACTACCAGAACCTGCTGGAGCAGCAGTACGTGGCGCGCCACGAATACCTCGACAAGGAGCAGGCCCGCCTCGACCTGGAGCGCCAGCTGCAGGTGCAGCAAGCCAGCGTGCTGCAGTCGACCGCCGCGCAGTCAGAGGCCCGCCGCCGCCGCGAGGGCGTGGTGGCCCAGGCCCGGCGCAGCCTGCTCGACCTGCAGCAGACCGCCGGGCAGAAGGTCGCCAGCCTGCGCCAGGAGCTGGCCAAGGCGCGCTACCAGGAAGCCCGCACCCAGCTGCTGGCCCCGGTGGACGGCAGCGTGCAGCAGCTGGCGGTGCACACGGTTGGTGGCGTGGTCACCCCCGCCCAGGCACTGATGGTCATCGTGCCCGGTGATCAGCCGGTGGAGGTCGAGGCACTGCTGGAGAACAAGGACGTCGGCTTCGTCCAGGTCGGCCAGGCCGTGACGGTCAAGGTCGAGACCTTCACCTACACCCGCTACGGCACGGTGCAGGGCGAAGTGCTGAGCGTGTCGCGCGACGCCATCGAGGACGAACGCCGCGGGCTGGTGTACAGCAGCCGCATCCGCCTGGCCAGCGATCACCTGCAGGTCAACGGCCAGGCCGTGGCGCTGACGCCGGGCATGGCGGTGAGCGCCGAGATCAAGACCGATCAGCGGACGGTGATCGATTACTTCCTGAGCCCGTTGCAACAGCATGCGCAAGAGAGTTTGCGGGAGCGGTGA
- a CDS encoding type I secretion system permease/ATPase, whose amino-acid sequence MSEHPTDTPDTGLICLLMLARFHNVAASGEQLAHEFTDGQQAFATPQLLLAARKLGLKAKRVDTHPQRLAHTPLPAIAADRNGGFFIIARMDQGKVLIQDPRAERPQVIDLAALEQRWNGELLLVRSEASVAGETSRFDFTWFIPAIVKHRKLLGEVTLVSFVLQIFALLTPLFFQVVMDKVLVHHGLTTLDVIAIGLLGIMLFETALSGLRSFVFAHTASRIDVELGSRLFHHLIHLPLAYFQARRVGDSVARVRELENIRNFLTGNAITLVMDVLFSVVFIAVMFYYSGWLTLVVVASLPLYALVSLLITPVLRQRLQDSFNRGAENQAFLVETVNGIDTLKSMAVEPQVLRRWDNQLAAYVAAGFKTQTLSTLANESVGLIGKLVTVATLWLGARLVIDGQLTVGELIAFNMLAGRVAQPIMRLAQLWTSFQQTGVSVQRLGDILNTRTELSSSARSALPPLQGGIEFDQVHFRYRADGSEILRGVSLRIEPGEVIGVVGRSGSGKSTLTRLLQRLYVPERGRVLVDGMDLALADASSLRRQIGVVQQDNLLFNRSIRENIALSDPGTPLETVMQAARLAGAHDFILELAEGYDTMVGEHGASLSGGQRQRIAIARALIGDPRILIFDEATSALDYESERIIQQNMRSICQGRTVIIIAHRLSAVRDANRIVVVDRGQIVEQGSHAELLAHQAGHYARLHRLQQG is encoded by the coding sequence ATGAGTGAACACCCAACAGACACCCCGGACACCGGGCTGATCTGCCTGCTGATGCTGGCCCGTTTCCACAACGTGGCGGCTTCCGGCGAACAGCTGGCCCACGAATTCACCGATGGCCAGCAAGCCTTCGCCACCCCTCAACTGCTGCTGGCTGCGCGCAAGCTCGGCCTCAAGGCCAAACGCGTCGATACCCACCCGCAGCGCCTGGCGCATACACCATTGCCGGCAATCGCCGCGGACCGAAACGGCGGCTTCTTCATCATCGCCCGCATGGACCAAGGCAAGGTGCTGATCCAGGATCCGCGCGCCGAACGGCCCCAGGTCATCGACCTGGCCGCCCTGGAGCAACGCTGGAACGGCGAGCTGCTGCTGGTTCGCAGCGAAGCGTCGGTAGCCGGCGAAACCTCGCGCTTCGACTTCACCTGGTTCATCCCGGCCATCGTCAAGCACCGCAAGCTGCTCGGCGAGGTGACCCTGGTGTCCTTCGTGCTGCAGATTTTCGCCCTGCTGACACCGCTGTTCTTCCAGGTGGTGATGGACAAGGTCCTGGTGCACCACGGCCTGACCACCCTGGACGTGATCGCCATCGGCCTGCTCGGCATCATGCTGTTCGAAACCGCCCTGAGTGGCCTGCGCAGCTTCGTCTTCGCCCACACCGCCAGCCGCATCGACGTCGAACTGGGCTCACGCCTGTTCCACCACCTGATCCACCTGCCGCTGGCCTACTTCCAGGCGCGCCGAGTCGGTGACTCGGTGGCGCGGGTACGCGAGCTGGAGAACATCCGCAACTTCCTCACCGGCAACGCCATCACCCTGGTGATGGACGTGCTGTTCTCGGTGGTGTTCATCGCCGTGATGTTCTACTACAGCGGCTGGCTGACCTTGGTGGTGGTGGCTTCGCTGCCGCTCTACGCGCTGGTTTCGCTGCTGATCACACCGGTGCTGCGCCAGCGCCTGCAGGACAGCTTCAACCGTGGCGCCGAGAACCAGGCATTCCTGGTCGAGACGGTCAACGGCATCGACACCCTCAAGTCGATGGCCGTCGAGCCGCAGGTCCTGCGGCGCTGGGACAACCAGCTGGCGGCCTATGTCGCCGCGGGCTTCAAGACCCAGACCCTGTCGACCCTGGCCAACGAAAGCGTCGGTCTGATCGGCAAGCTGGTGACCGTCGCCACCCTGTGGCTCGGCGCGCGCCTGGTGATCGACGGCCAGCTCACGGTGGGCGAACTGATTGCCTTCAACATGCTGGCCGGGCGCGTGGCCCAGCCGATCATGCGCCTGGCCCAGCTGTGGACCAGTTTCCAGCAGACCGGCGTGTCGGTGCAGCGCCTGGGCGACATCCTCAACACCCGCACGGAACTGTCGTCCTCGGCCCGCAGCGCACTGCCGCCATTGCAAGGTGGCATCGAGTTCGACCAGGTGCATTTCCGCTACCGTGCCGACGGCTCGGAGATCCTGCGCGGGGTCAGCCTGCGCATCGAGCCGGGCGAAGTGATCGGCGTGGTCGGCCGCTCCGGCTCCGGCAAGAGCACCCTGACCCGCCTGCTGCAGCGGCTGTATGTGCCCGAACGCGGCCGGGTGCTGGTCGACGGCATGGACCTGGCCCTGGCCGATGCGTCCTCGCTGCGCCGGCAGATCGGCGTGGTGCAGCAGGACAACCTGCTGTTCAACCGCAGCATCCGCGAGAACATCGCCCTCAGTGACCCCGGCACCCCGCTGGAAACCGTCATGCAGGCCGCGCGCCTGGCCGGTGCCCACGACTTCATCCTCGAACTCGCCGAAGGCTACGACACGATGGTGGGCGAGCACGGCGCTTCGCTCTCGGGCGGGCAACGCCAACGCATCGCCATTGCCCGGGCGCTGATCGGCGACCCGCGCATCCTGATCTTCGACGAAGCCACCAGCGCGCTGGACTACGAGTCCGAACGCATCATCCAGCAGAACATGCGGTCGATCTGCCAGGGGCGCACGGTGATCATCATCGCCCACCGCCTGTCCGCCGTGCGCGATGCCAACCGCATCGTCGTGGTCGACCGCGGCCAGATCGTCGAACAAGGCAGCCACGCCGAACTGCTCGCGCACCAGGCCGGGCACTACGCCAGGCTGCACCGCCTGCAACAGGGCTGA
- a CDS encoding TolC family outer membrane protein: protein MPRSTAFARATLLTCLFCSSALHADPHRAELLDVYRHAVEQDARLSAARHEYQALSERVPQARAGLLPSLNAGATFESTRLQRDEPALTRTRSGMVYQANLNQPLLRLDRWYALKAAEAGTAQAGLELASKEQALILQTAEAYFDTLRALDALAASKAEEKALARQQEQAQGRLHNGASSITDVLDAQAAFDNASANRKLAQRKVEDAFEALQRLTRQDYAQIAGIAHQLPVQPPMPNNASTWVNQAVQGNLALLASGHAVDAAEQANRQRKAGHAPTLDAVASYRKGDNDRFGYSNPTDFGRNGYRDDIAQGTLGLELNIPLYAGGLTSSQVRETRERLAQSEDEREDRRREVVLQTRNLHRAVNADVEQVQARQQSIRSSQASLKANQVGRAIGSRNTADVLNAERQLYRAVREYNDARYDYIIDSLKLKQAAGSLAPQDLLDLSHYLSRDYDPDRDFLPPEARARQSAAS from the coding sequence ATGCCCCGCAGTACCGCCTTTGCCCGCGCCACCCTACTGACCTGCCTGTTCTGCTCCTCTGCACTGCATGCCGACCCCCACCGCGCCGAACTGCTGGATGTCTACCGCCATGCGGTCGAGCAGGACGCCCGCCTGAGCGCCGCCCGCCACGAGTACCAGGCGCTGAGTGAGCGGGTGCCGCAAGCCCGGGCAGGCTTGCTGCCCAGCCTCAATGCCGGGGCCACCTTCGAAAGCACCCGCCTGCAGCGTGACGAGCCCGCCCTGACCCGCACCCGCAGTGGCATGGTCTACCAGGCCAACCTCAACCAGCCCTTGCTGCGCCTGGATCGCTGGTACGCACTCAAGGCCGCCGAGGCCGGCACGGCCCAGGCAGGCCTGGAGCTGGCGTCGAAGGAACAGGCGCTGATCCTGCAAACCGCCGAAGCCTATTTCGACACCCTGCGTGCACTCGACGCGCTGGCCGCCTCGAAGGCCGAGGAGAAAGCGCTCGCACGCCAGCAGGAGCAGGCCCAAGGGCGATTGCACAATGGCGCCTCGAGCATCACCGATGTACTCGATGCGCAGGCCGCCTTCGACAACGCCAGCGCCAACCGCAAGCTGGCGCAACGCAAAGTCGAGGACGCCTTCGAGGCGCTCCAGCGCCTCACGCGCCAGGACTACGCGCAAATCGCCGGCATTGCCCATCAATTACCGGTCCAGCCGCCGATGCCCAACAACGCCAGCACCTGGGTCAACCAGGCGGTGCAAGGCAATCTCGCGTTGCTGGCCAGCGGCCACGCGGTCGATGCCGCCGAACAGGCCAACCGCCAGCGCAAGGCCGGGCACGCCCCGACCCTCGATGCCGTGGCGTCCTACCGCAAGGGCGACAACGATCGCTTCGGCTACAGCAACCCCACCGATTTCGGGCGCAATGGTTACCGCGACGACATCGCCCAAGGCACCCTGGGCCTTGAATTGAACATCCCGCTCTATGCCGGCGGGCTGACCAGCTCGCAGGTCCGCGAAACGCGCGAGCGCCTGGCCCAGAGCGAGGACGAGCGCGAAGACCGCCGCCGCGAAGTGGTACTGCAAACCCGCAACCTGCACCGCGCGGTCAATGCCGACGTGGAGCAGGTGCAGGCACGCCAGCAGAGCATTCGCTCCAGCCAGGCATCGCTCAAGGCCAACCAGGTGGGCCGGGCTATCGGCTCGCGCAACACCGCCGATGTACTCAACGCCGAACGCCAGCTGTACCGGGCCGTACGCGAGTACAACGACGCCCGCTACGACTACATCATCGATTCGCTCAAGCTCAAGCAGGCTGCCGGTAGCCTGGCCCCCCAGGACCTGCTCGACCTCTCCCACTACCTGAGCCGCGACTACGACCCGGACCGCGACTTCCTGCCACCCGAGGCCAGGGCCAGGCAGTCTGCCGCCAGTTAA
- a CDS encoding carbonic anhydrase → MPIKDPSKVVPAAPAESADAALKHIVDGFLRFHTEVFPEQQELFKKLATAQKPRAMFITCADSRIVPELITQSSPGDLFVTRNVGNVVPPYGQMNGGVSSAIEYAVLALGVHHIIVCGHSDCGAMRAVLNPHSLDKMPTVSAWLRHAEVARTVIEDNCSCGSEHESMQLLTKENVIAQLHHLRTHPSVASRLAAGQLHIHGWIYDIETSQIEAYDAASDRFLPLTAGQPIPSATPRGRY, encoded by the coding sequence ATGCCCATCAAGGACCCATCCAAGGTTGTCCCGGCCGCACCCGCCGAAAGCGCCGATGCCGCCCTGAAGCATATCGTCGACGGCTTCCTGCGGTTCCACACCGAAGTCTTCCCCGAGCAGCAGGAGCTGTTCAAGAAGCTGGCCACCGCGCAAAAGCCGCGGGCCATGTTCATCACCTGCGCCGACTCGCGCATCGTCCCCGAGCTGATCACCCAGAGCTCGCCGGGCGACCTGTTCGTCACCCGTAACGTCGGCAACGTCGTGCCGCCGTATGGCCAGATGAATGGTGGTGTCTCCAGCGCCATCGAATACGCGGTGCTGGCGCTGGGCGTGCATCACATCATCGTCTGCGGCCACTCCGACTGCGGCGCGATGCGCGCGGTGCTCAACCCGCACTCGCTGGACAAGATGCCGACCGTTTCCGCCTGGCTGCGCCATGCCGAAGTGGCGCGCACGGTGATCGAGGACAACTGCTCCTGCGGTAGCGAGCATGAAAGCATGCAGCTGCTGACCAAAGAGAACGTCATCGCCCAGCTGCACCACCTGCGCACTCACCCTTCGGTCGCCTCGCGCCTGGCGGCCGGCCAGTTGCACATCCATGGCTGGATCTACGACATCGAAACCAGCCAGATCGAAGCCTACGATGCCGCCAGCGACCGCTTCCTGCCGCTGACCGCAGGCCAGCCGATCCCCTCCGCTACTCCGAGAGGCCGCTACTAA
- a CDS encoding SulP family inorganic anion transporter yields the protein MVNKTQIKAALPRELLASVVVFLVALPLCMGIAIASGMPPAKGLITGIIGGVVVGFLAGSPLQVSGPAAGLAVLVFELVRQHGMAMLGPILLLAGLLQLLAGRLRLGCWFRVTAPAVVYGMLAGIGVLIVLSQVHVMFDTAPQPSGVDNLLGFPATLASALPLESAGNGWQAGALGLGTIAIMWGWERFRPQRLRFIPGALLGVAAMTVVSLWLALPVNRVQVPADLSQAIDWLRPDDLLKLADPTLLVAAFALAFIASAETLLSAAAVDRMHSGQRSDFDRELSAQGVGNMLCGVLGALPMTGVIVRSSANVQAGAQTRASAILHGLWLLAFVVALSSVLQQIPVASLAGVLVYTGVKLVDFKAFRSLGRYGRMPMFTYAATALAIVFTDLLTGVLLGFALTLLKLAFKAARLKINLVALEAPGHMELRMSGAATFLKVPALTQVLETVPEGTTLHVPLGNLSYIDHSCLELLEDWGRSGAAKGARLVLEERRLKRRVEGRLRTTAGVEA from the coding sequence ATGGTGAACAAGACACAGATCAAAGCGGCATTGCCGCGTGAGTTACTGGCCTCGGTGGTGGTGTTCCTGGTGGCCCTGCCATTGTGCATGGGCATTGCCATCGCCTCCGGTATGCCCCCGGCCAAAGGCCTGATCACCGGCATCATCGGCGGCGTCGTGGTGGGCTTCCTGGCGGGTTCGCCATTGCAGGTGAGCGGCCCGGCGGCGGGCCTGGCGGTGCTGGTATTCGAGTTGGTGCGTCAGCATGGCATGGCCATGCTCGGGCCGATCCTGTTGCTGGCGGGGTTGCTGCAGTTGCTGGCCGGGCGCCTGCGGCTGGGCTGCTGGTTCCGGGTGACGGCGCCGGCGGTGGTGTACGGCATGCTCGCCGGTATCGGCGTGCTGATCGTGCTGTCCCAGGTGCATGTGATGTTCGACACGGCGCCGCAGCCGTCGGGTGTGGATAACCTGCTGGGCTTCCCGGCGACGCTGGCTTCGGCCCTGCCTCTGGAAAGCGCGGGCAATGGCTGGCAGGCCGGCGCACTGGGCTTGGGCACCATCGCCATCATGTGGGGCTGGGAGCGCTTTCGCCCGCAACGTCTGCGCTTCATCCCCGGTGCGCTGCTCGGGGTCGCGGCGATGACTGTCGTCAGCTTGTGGCTGGCACTGCCGGTCAATCGTGTGCAGGTGCCTGCCGACCTGTCCCAAGCCATCGACTGGCTGCGCCCGGACGATTTGCTCAAGCTGGCCGACCCGACGTTGTTGGTAGCGGCCTTTGCCCTGGCGTTCATCGCCAGTGCCGAAACGTTGCTGTCGGCTGCCGCAGTGGATCGCATGCACAGCGGCCAGCGGTCGGACTTCGACCGTGAACTGTCGGCGCAGGGTGTCGGTAACATGCTCTGCGGCGTGCTCGGCGCGCTGCCGATGACCGGGGTGATCGTGCGCAGCTCGGCCAACGTGCAGGCCGGCGCGCAGACCCGGGCTTCGGCGATTCTGCATGGCCTGTGGTTGCTGGCCTTCGTGGTCGCGTTGAGCAGCGTGCTGCAGCAGATCCCGGTAGCGAGCCTGGCGGGTGTGCTGGTGTACACCGGCGTGAAGCTGGTGGATTTCAAGGCGTTCCGTAGCCTGGGCCGTTATGGGCGGATGCCGATGTTCACCTATGCCGCCACGGCACTGGCGATCGTGTTCACTGACTTGTTGACCGGTGTGCTGCTGGGATTCGCCCTCACCTTGCTGAAGCTGGCGTTCAAGGCGGCGCGGTTGAAGATCAACCTGGTGGCGCTGGAAGCGCCGGGGCATATGGAGCTGCGCATGAGTGGGGCGGCGACCTTCCTCAAGGTGCCGGCGCTGACCCAGGTGCTGGAGACCGTGCCGGAAGGGACGACGCTGCATGTGCCGTTGGGCAACCTGAGTTATATCGACCACTCCTGCCTGGAACTGCTGGAGGACTGGGGGCGCAGTGGCGCGGCCAAGGGGGCGCGGTTGGTGCTGGAGGAGCGGCGGCTGAAGCGACGGGTCGAGGGTAGGTTACGGACTACGGCAGGCGTTGAGGCGTGA
- the coxB gene encoding cytochrome c oxidase subunit II — translation MMRHPHVWMGLLLWSVFGQAQAAWTVNMAPGATDVSNAVFDLHMTIFWICVIIGIVVFGAMFWSMVIHRRSTGQQPAHFHEHTWVEILWTVVPFLILVAMAIPATKTLIDIYDASESDIDIQVTGYQWKWHYKYLGQDVEFFSNLATPADQIHNKAPKDEHYLLEVDQPLVLPVGAKVRFLVTAADVIHSWWVPAFAVKRDAIPGFVNEAWTRIEKPGIYRGQCTELCGKDHGFMPVVVEVKSKADYETWLGERKAEAAKLKELTSKDWTLQELVERGDKVYHTTCVACHQAEGQGLPPMFPALKGSKIATGPKEGHLSIVFHGKPGTAMAAFGKQLSEVDIAAVVTYERNAWGNNKGDMVTPKDVLALKQAESK, via the coding sequence ATGATGCGACATCCACATGTCTGGATGGGCCTGTTGCTGTGGTCGGTGTTTGGTCAGGCACAGGCGGCATGGACCGTGAACATGGCTCCCGGGGCGACGGACGTCTCCAACGCCGTGTTCGACCTGCACATGACCATCTTCTGGATCTGCGTGATCATTGGCATCGTGGTGTTCGGCGCGATGTTCTGGTCGATGGTCATCCACCGCCGCTCCACCGGCCAGCAGCCCGCGCATTTCCATGAGCACACCTGGGTGGAAATCCTCTGGACCGTCGTCCCCTTCCTTATCCTCGTGGCCATGGCCATCCCGGCCACCAAGACCCTGATCGACATCTACGACGCCAGTGAGTCGGACATCGACATCCAGGTCACTGGCTACCAGTGGAAGTGGCACTACAAGTACCTGGGCCAGGACGTGGAGTTCTTCAGTAACCTGGCCACCCCCGCCGACCAGATCCACAACAAGGCGCCCAAGGACGAGCACTACCTGCTTGAAGTCGACCAGCCGCTAGTGCTGCCGGTAGGGGCCAAGGTGCGCTTTCTGGTCACTGCCGCCGATGTCATCCATTCGTGGTGGGTGCCCGCCTTCGCGGTCAAGCGCGACGCCATTCCCGGCTTCGTCAACGAGGCCTGGACCCGCATCGAGAAGCCCGGCATCTACCGTGGCCAGTGCACCGAACTGTGTGGCAAGGACCATGGCTTCATGCCGGTGGTGGTGGAGGTGAAGTCCAAGGCCGACTACGAGACCTGGCTGGGCGAGCGCAAGGCCGAGGCGGCCAAGCTCAAGGAGCTGACCAGCAAGGACTGGACCCTGCAGGAGCTGGTCGAACGCGGCGACAAGGTCTACCACACCACCTGCGTGGCCTGCCACCAGGCCGAGGGCCAGGGCCTGCCGCCGATGTTCCCGGCACTCAAGGGCTCGAAGATCGCCACCGGGCCGAAGGAAGGCCACCTGAGCATCGTCTTCCACGGCAAACCCGGCACTGCCATGGCCGCGTTCGGCAAGCAGCTGTCGGAAGTCGACATCGCCGCCGTGGTCACCTACGAGCGCAACGCCTGGGGCAACAACAAGGGCGACATGGTCACGCCGAAGGACGTGCTGGCGCTCAAGCAGGCAGAAAGCAAATGA
- the ctaD gene encoding cytochrome c oxidase subunit I — MSAVIDDHAHGHEHAHGPAKGLMRWVLTTNHKDIGTMYLWFAFTMFLLGGSFAMVIRAELFQPGLQIVEPAFFNQMTTMHGLIMVFGAVMPAFVGLANWMIPLMIGAPDMALPRMNNFSFWLLPAAFLLLVSTLFSPGGGPNFGWTFYAPLSTTYAPASVTFFIFAIHLMGISSIMGAINVIATILNLRAPGMTLMKMPLFVWTWLITAFLLIAVMPVLAGVVTMMLMDIHFGTSFFSAAGGGDPVLFQHVFWFFGHPEVYIMILPAFGAVSSIIPAFSRKPLFGYTSMVYATGAIAFLSFIVWAHHMFVVGIPVVGELFFMYATMLIAVPTGVKVFNWVSTMWEGSLTFEAPMLFAIAFVILFTIGGFSGLMLAIAPADFQYHDTYFVVAHFHYVLVPGAIFGIFASAYYWLPKWTGHMYDETLAKLHFWLSFVGMNMAFFPMHFVGLAGMPRRIPDYNLQFADFNMVSSIGAFIFGATQVFFLFIVIKCIRGGTPAPAKPWDGADGLEWTVPSPAPYHTFQTPPDVK, encoded by the coding sequence ATGAGTGCAGTGATCGACGACCACGCCCACGGTCATGAACACGCCCACGGCCCGGCCAAGGGCCTGATGCGCTGGGTGCTGACCACCAACCACAAGGACATCGGCACGATGTACCTGTGGTTCGCCTTCACCATGTTCCTGCTCGGCGGTTCGTTCGCCATGGTGATCCGCGCCGAGCTGTTCCAGCCCGGGCTGCAGATTGTCGAGCCGGCGTTCTTCAACCAGATGACCACCATGCACGGGCTGATCATGGTGTTCGGCGCGGTGATGCCGGCCTTCGTCGGGCTGGCCAACTGGATGATCCCGCTGATGATTGGTGCCCCGGACATGGCCCTGCCGCGCATGAACAACTTCAGTTTCTGGCTGCTGCCGGCGGCGTTCCTGCTGCTGGTCTCGACCCTGTTCAGCCCTGGCGGCGGGCCCAACTTTGGTTGGACCTTCTACGCCCCGCTGTCGACCACCTACGCCCCGGCCAGCGTAACGTTCTTCATCTTCGCCATCCACTTGATGGGCATCAGCTCGATCATGGGCGCGATCAACGTGATCGCCACCATCCTCAACCTGCGCGCCCCAGGCATGACCCTGATGAAGATGCCGCTGTTCGTCTGGACCTGGCTGATCACTGCGTTCCTGCTGATCGCGGTGATGCCGGTGCTGGCCGGCGTGGTGACCATGATGCTGATGGACATCCACTTCGGCACCAGCTTCTTCAGTGCCGCCGGCGGCGGTGACCCGGTGCTGTTCCAGCACGTGTTCTGGTTCTTCGGCCACCCCGAGGTGTACATCATGATCCTGCCCGCCTTCGGCGCGGTCAGTTCGATCATCCCGGCATTCTCGCGCAAGCCGCTGTTCGGCTACACCTCGATGGTCTACGCCACCGGGGCGATCGCCTTCCTGTCGTTCATCGTCTGGGCACACCACATGTTCGTGGTGGGCATACCGGTGGTCGGCGAGCTGTTCTTCATGTACGCCACCATGCTGATCGCCGTGCCCACCGGGGTGAAGGTGTTCAACTGGGTCAGCACCATGTGGGAGGGCTCGCTGACCTTCGAGGCGCCGATGCTGTTCGCCATCGCCTTCGTCATCCTGTTCACCATCGGCGGGTTCTCCGGGCTGATGCTGGCCATCGCCCCGGCGGACTTCCAGTACCACGACACCTACTTCGTCGTGGCGCACTTCCACTACGTGCTGGTGCCCGGGGCGATCTTCGGCATCTTCGCCTCGGCGTACTACTGGCTGCCGAAGTGGACCGGCCACATGTACGACGAAACCCTGGCCAAGCTGCATTTCTGGCTATCGTTCGTGGGCATGAACATGGCCTTCTTCCCCATGCACTTCGTCGGGCTGGCCGGCATGCCGCGGCGGATCCCCGACTACAACCTGCAGTTCGCCGACTTCAACATGGTGTCGTCGATCGGTGCGTTCATCTTTGGTGCCACCCAGGTGTTCTTCCTGTTCATCGTCATCAAGTGCATCCGCGGGGGTACGCCGGCCCCGGCCAAGCCCTGGGATGGCGCCGATGGTTTGGAGTGGACGGTGCCGTCGCCGGCGCCCTACCACACTTTCCAGACCCCGCCGGACGTGAAGTAG
- a CDS encoding cytochrome c oxidase assembly protein gives MDGLSLKRLVTRLLMLTVVMFAFGFALVPIYDVMCKAFGINGKTGGQYEGSQVSDPSRSVRVQFMSTNAGDMSWEFHSTADQLEVNPGAVNQMIFIARNPTDKPMSAQAIPSITPAEAAAYFHKTECFCFTQQVLQPGERIEMPVRFIVDRDLPESVKHLTLAYTLFDITARHPPVAHVATEAAR, from the coding sequence ATGGACGGCCTGTCGCTCAAACGCCTGGTCACCCGCCTGCTGATGCTGACGGTGGTGATGTTCGCCTTCGGCTTCGCCCTGGTGCCGATCTATGACGTGATGTGCAAGGCCTTCGGCATCAATGGCAAGACTGGCGGGCAGTACGAGGGCAGCCAGGTCAGCGACCCGTCGCGTTCGGTACGGGTGCAGTTCATGTCGACCAATGCCGGCGACATGAGCTGGGAGTTCCACTCCACCGCCGACCAGCTCGAGGTCAACCCGGGAGCGGTGAACCAGATGATCTTCATCGCCCGCAACCCCACCGACAAGCCCATGAGCGCCCAGGCCATCCCCAGCATCACCCCGGCCGAGGCCGCGGCGTACTTCCACAAGACCGAGTGCTTCTGCTTCACCCAGCAGGTGCTGCAGCCGGGGGAGCGCATCGAGATGCCGGTGCGTTTCATCGTCGACCGCGACCTGCCGGAGTCGGTGAAACACCTGACCCTGGCCTACACCCTGTTCGACATCACCGCTCGCCACCCTCCGGTCGCCCATGTCGCGACCGAGGCCGCCCGTTGA